In one Caloranaerobacter sp. TR13 genomic region, the following are encoded:
- a CDS encoding ABC transporter ATP-binding protein, which produces MLKYTEISKSFGELVAVNKLNLNIETGTILGFLGPNGAGKTTTIKMSCGLVKPTNGEIEAFGVSINRNRREYIKNIGAVLEGNRNIYWRLTPIENMEYFAGLRGISCKKIREKMDEYLEIFNLKEKRNVECGKLSRGMQQKVAICCAIIHEPRILFLDEPTLGLDVESVDSMEEIIKKIISKDRIIIITSHNLKFVSDLCNRITIIHKGILVLDKDISFLDSYSDNITYLIETQILQQEIKNDIYENFTAYMEESDNKTQIRITLKEDNEILEILNYLNSLSVKLFNIKKVNFELKDVFMDIIKGDDGKYARSNINI; this is translated from the coding sequence GTGCTTAAATATACAGAAATAAGCAAATCATTTGGGGAACTTGTAGCTGTTAATAAGCTAAATTTAAATATTGAAACAGGAACAATATTAGGTTTTTTAGGACCGAATGGAGCTGGTAAAACTACAACTATTAAAATGAGTTGTGGGTTAGTAAAACCGACTAATGGTGAGATAGAAGCTTTTGGAGTATCTATTAATAGAAACAGAAGAGAATACATAAAAAATATTGGTGCAGTATTAGAAGGGAACAGAAATATTTATTGGAGATTAACACCAATTGAAAATATGGAATATTTTGCAGGATTAAGAGGTATAAGCTGTAAAAAAATTAGAGAGAAAATGGATGAATACTTAGAAATATTTAATCTGAAGGAAAAGCGAAATGTTGAATGTGGTAAGCTTTCAAGAGGTATGCAGCAAAAGGTAGCAATATGTTGTGCGATAATTCATGAACCTAGAATTTTATTTTTAGATGAACCTACATTAGGATTAGATGTCGAATCAGTTGATTCGATGGAAGAGATTATCAAAAAGATTATTTCAAAAGACCGAATTATTATTATAACCTCTCATAATTTAAAATTTGTAAGTGATTTATGTAATCGAATAACTATTATTCATAAAGGCATTCTTGTATTAGACAAGGATATAAGTTTCCTTGATAGTTATTCGGATAATATTACATATTTAATAGAAACTCAGATATTACAACAAGAGATTAAAAACGATATTTATGAAAATTTTACAGCTTATATGGAAGAAAGTGACAACAAAACTCAAATAAGAATTACTTTAAAAGAAGATAATGAAATATTAGAAATCCTAAATTATTTAAATAGTCTTTCTGTAAAGCTATTTAATATCAAAAAAGTTAACTTTGAGCTTAAAGATGTATTTATGGATATTATAAAAGGGGATGATGGGAAATATGCAAGAAGCAATATTAATATTTAA
- a CDS encoding ABC transporter permease has protein sequence MQEAILIFKSELRKSIILKKRYMLSFLTDIVVYYILFMGLYFFIVNNMGKMPKEEIEKIISMQIVGYMSWFFFTFTISFMSNGIYRELSEGTFEQLCLTHNNIIKIYFIKLIVYSLINVLIIFPLGLLLILSTGVSLMINKDLIIIFLIMLIGTIGFSYLLGGITIRYKRTGQLAFIISIFFLGTSIIDFSNIPKGLRNVFYALPFTKGTDLMKSTIINGNFVGLKDIVFLSINSLIYLIVGLIIFRLAFNRATSEGSTSRF, from the coding sequence ATGCAAGAAGCAATATTAATATTTAAAAGTGAATTGAGAAAAAGTATTATACTTAAAAAAAGATACATGCTAAGTTTTCTTACTGATATAGTAGTCTACTATATTTTATTTATGGGGCTTTATTTCTTTATAGTGAACAATATGGGCAAAATGCCTAAAGAAGAAATTGAAAAAATAATATCAATGCAAATAGTTGGTTATATGTCCTGGTTTTTCTTTACATTTACAATAAGCTTTATGAGCAATGGTATTTATAGAGAATTATCAGAAGGTACTTTTGAACAATTATGTCTTACTCATAACAATATAATAAAAATTTACTTTATCAAACTGATTGTGTATTCTTTAATAAATGTTTTGATAATTTTTCCATTGGGCTTATTATTGATTTTATCTACTGGAGTATCTTTGATGATAAATAAAGATTTAATAATTATTTTCTTGATTATGTTAATTGGAACAATTGGGTTTTCATATCTATTAGGAGGTATAACAATTCGATATAAGCGAACAGGACAGCTTGCATTTATTATAAGTATTTTTTTCTTAGGGACTAGCATTATTGACTTTTCAAATATTCCAAAGGGTTTAAGAAATGTTTTTTATGCTTTACCTTTTACGAAAGGAACAGATTTAATGAAAAGTACAATTATTAACGGAAATTTTGTTGGATTAAAAGATATAGTATTTCTATCGATAAATTCTTTGATTTATTTAATCGTAGGGCTAATTATATTTAGGTTAGCTTTTAATAGAGCAACTTCTGAAGGGTCAACATCAAGATTTTAA
- a CDS encoding YCF48-related protein: MVRWKQVLIIVLAGLALFVFPIFRTRHKVEQNLPIETEESATKKINDKTDIVKEIKQPLEIKYIIMVDERLGFAFEENNILRTIDGGKTWSEVTPPNFSIGNLPDGIVYDFINYNTGWIAIGNTDERKAIILKTADEGQTWNVKELNGIKNVAALDFIDQNNGWLMANADGALGSEVVEIFFTRDGGNNWIKIMTNQPDKKTSGALPFAGHKFGISFNDIQTGWTVVDYGSLDERWFYVTKDGGYTWHAEKLPIPKEIELLNVNPHISLPKFFSDREGVFWEVFPGDIKDESKIVFFQTKDGGVSWKPSTPITISGKFAIDFINLQEGWIINDQYIYKTKNGAQHWDRITIDINLKGNVKFTLVNSNVGWIIRQDTSKWGAWHLYKTNDGGYIWSEIEIKK; encoded by the coding sequence ATGGTTCGTTGGAAACAAGTTTTAATAATAGTGTTAGCTGGATTAGCTTTGTTTGTGTTTCCTATTTTTAGAACAAGGCATAAAGTTGAGCAAAACTTGCCTATAGAAACAGAAGAGTCAGCAACTAAAAAAATAAATGATAAAACTGATATAGTGAAGGAAATAAAACAACCGTTAGAAATTAAGTATATCATAATGGTTGATGAGAGGTTAGGTTTTGCTTTTGAAGAGAATAATATTTTGCGGACTATTGATGGAGGGAAAACATGGAGTGAAGTAACTCCACCTAACTTTTCAATTGGAAATTTACCAGATGGTATTGTATATGACTTTATTAATTATAACACGGGCTGGATTGCAATAGGCAATACAGATGAACGCAAGGCAATAATCCTTAAGACAGCTGATGAAGGTCAAACTTGGAATGTTAAAGAACTTAATGGTATAAAGAATGTTGCTGCATTAGATTTTATAGACCAGAATAATGGATGGCTTATGGCAAATGCTGACGGTGCTTTAGGAAGTGAAGTTGTAGAAATTTTTTTCACTAGAGATGGTGGGAATAACTGGATAAAAATAATGACAAATCAACCAGATAAAAAAACATCTGGTGCATTGCCGTTTGCTGGGCATAAATTTGGAATAAGTTTTAATGATATACAGACTGGTTGGACAGTAGTAGATTATGGATCGCTAGATGAAAGATGGTTTTATGTTACAAAAGACGGTGGTTACACATGGCATGCAGAAAAACTTCCAATTCCTAAAGAAATCGAATTGCTTAATGTTAACCCACATATATCACTGCCAAAATTCTTTTCAGATAGAGAGGGTGTATTTTGGGAAGTATTTCCTGGAGATATAAAAGATGAAAGTAAGATAGTTTTCTTTCAAACGAAAGATGGAGGAGTCAGTTGGAAGCCATCTACACCTATAACTATTTCTGGTAAATTTGCGATAGATTTTATTAATTTACAAGAAGGATGGATTATTAATGATCAGTATATTTATAAAACAAAAAATGGAGCACAACATTGGGATAGAATTACAATAGATATAAATCTTAAAGGGAATGTAAAGTTTACATTGGTTAATAGTAATGTTGGCTGGATTATCAGACAAGATACTTCAAAATGGGGAGCTTGGCACTTATACAAGACTAATGATGGTGGATATATATGGTCAGAAATTGAAATTAAAAAGTAG
- a CDS encoding DMT family transporter: MFLSYIALLGRVLLLSLERIVVRLLGNNQKNIYSNVSATFLFFFIGALSLLPFSFFININDFDFLIPCYISSILYTIGAVAYVTSLSVGEVSLVTPINSLNSLFLMILSFVFLNEQITIEKFVGIVIIVTGLSILKKEGNPLKSLKYIINNTACRLMFLYVFLQSMGRILDKYFYVTVHPVTYATVLYFFISINLLVFLLITKKTKYIKDVFNAKRGISIISGCINGFSYLFLLVALKNIELSIAEPITQVSMILTLIFTYIFFKENIKEKIPGSILILIGGWILLSNMS, encoded by the coding sequence ATGTTTTTATCTTATATAGCTTTGCTTGGGAGAGTTTTACTATTATCACTTGAGAGAATAGTTGTAAGGTTATTAGGTAATAACCAAAAAAATATTTATTCAAATGTAAGTGCAACATTTTTATTTTTTTTCATAGGTGCTTTGAGCTTATTACCTTTTAGTTTTTTTATAAATATAAACGATTTTGATTTTCTAATACCTTGCTATATAAGCAGTATACTTTATACAATAGGTGCTGTAGCTTATGTTACCTCATTATCTGTTGGAGAAGTATCTTTAGTTACACCAATTAATAGTCTAAATTCTTTATTTTTAATGATATTATCTTTTGTTTTTTTAAATGAGCAAATTACAATCGAAAAATTTGTAGGTATAGTTATTATAGTAACTGGACTTTCAATTTTAAAAAAGGAAGGAAATCCATTAAAATCGTTAAAGTATATAATTAACAATACAGCATGTAGGTTAATGTTTTTATATGTTTTTTTACAGTCAATGGGTAGAATATTAGACAAATATTTTTATGTTACAGTACATCCAGTTACTTATGCAACTGTATTGTACTTTTTTATATCTATAAATCTTCTTGTTTTTCTGTTAATTACAAAGAAAACAAAATATATAAAAGATGTGTTTAATGCTAAGAGAGGTATATCAATAATCAGTGGATGTATTAATGGTTTTTCTTATTTGTTTTTGTTAGTTGCTTTAAAGAATATAGAACTTAGTATAGCAGAGCCTATAACTCAAGTTTCTATGATTTTAACATTAATATTTACGTATATATTTTTTAAAGAAAATATTAAGGAGAAAATACCTGGTTCTATATTAATACTTATTGGTGGTTGGATTCTTTTAAGCAATATGAGTTAG
- a CDS encoding class IV adenylate cyclase — MAKELEVKVLDIDKDEIEERLKEIGAELISREYQINTIFDTEDRVIKNKQNGYLRIREKRDLDKGLVSYIFTLKRNISKDGVRENLEIETKVEKKEALTKILESLNLKIVHEGTKERIKYKYEDIIFDIDTWDKETYPYTYLEIEVKQKEDLQRAIKLLNLDENKVTIKSLAELRMELGLSDL, encoded by the coding sequence ATGGCTAAAGAATTGGAAGTAAAGGTACTCGATATAGATAAAGATGAAATTGAAGAAAGGTTAAAAGAAATAGGAGCAGAACTTATAAGTAGAGAATATCAAATTAATACAATTTTTGATACGGAAGATAGAGTTATAAAGAATAAGCAAAATGGATATCTTAGAATCAGAGAAAAAAGAGATTTAGACAAAGGTTTGGTTAGCTATATATTTACGTTAAAGAGAAATATTTCAAAAGATGGTGTTAGAGAAAATCTAGAAATAGAAACTAAAGTCGAAAAAAAAGAAGCACTTACAAAGATATTAGAGTCATTAAATTTAAAAATTGTACATGAGGGAACTAAGGAAAGAATTAAATATAAGTATGAGGATATTATTTTTGATATAGATACTTGGGATAAAGAAACATATCCATATACATATCTTGAGATAGAAGTTAAGCAAAAAGAAGATTTACAAAGAGCAATTAAACTACTTAACTTAGATGAAAATAAAGTTACAATAAAATCTTTAGCTGAGCTTAGAATGGAATTAGGGCTAAGCGATTTATAA
- a CDS encoding AAA family ATPase: protein MIIRELILNSFGKFKNKSINFTEGINIVFGKNESGKTTIHKFIEGMFYGFFKPYTKRKNYTEDYNKYFPWNDSEFYGILKYSCDGVLYRVERNFLKGKEEVKIFDDETGEDLTYLFEYDNAKRLHIPASLHIGLNNVVYNNTISIKQMQNKTDKHLAKEIKDSLINLGGSLDEDISVKKVIDKLDKKINDIGTKARVKTSPYGKLIEELDRLYKERRKAANVLEEIREYQIQLNSIKEEIEKLISNKEELENDIEKVKTYKARERYNDAVKLIEQINRLNEEIKRLKDYSIINPDDFTEAVKLKNSIEEINISLNKLDNKKKKLIEVINDISDKSDKFSNFESVKDIDEIDNILSDFFVLQGKREKLIEINNKILDVSNMKETVEATNIDEMEEDLYRVEELEDEKNSIKYNSEYSKLGFLRLRLEEKEKQLNKLKTYKVFSIIGILLSLPLGFYIKPIFFIALLIPLMFLIFTLIKHKELNSYLNSIKANIVDIEKREQEREYGINIIDKEIKDILNKYNLSNKFDLKKLISNSTKGAVSIKDKENLLKELKSQKLILESEIDKLRSTIERYLAQIGFAYEINLDNIKKLKKEFLDYLEYKKHSLLVNEDIKIVNKEINELKNRIKEFSLQLNEKFEKNKVKDIEEFKVALEKKAEFEKITQELESKKSLLNSVLGDNNLQYLKKKAELDLNFDISKIENKDIKKLEGDVKIITQQIAAKKEQVARLEEKIKGLTLSVRPMVDIDEEIDRKTKLKKHYEEKLEALELARNTIERISREIHKDFAPKLNKKVGEIISNVTQGRYRDVKVTEELNIIVVDPISKRLVDIENLSGGTIDQLFFATRFGIIDIIKGDKRLPLILDDCFIQYDNDRLKNILKFLAKESLNRQIILFTCHTREKDIFDELKANYNYIDIN, encoded by the coding sequence ATGATTATTCGTGAGCTTATACTAAATTCATTTGGAAAGTTTAAAAATAAAAGTATAAATTTTACTGAAGGTATAAATATAGTATTTGGTAAAAATGAATCTGGTAAGACAACTATTCATAAATTTATTGAAGGTATGTTTTATGGTTTCTTTAAGCCATATACAAAGAGAAAAAATTATACAGAAGACTATAATAAGTATTTCCCTTGGAATGATAGTGAGTTTTATGGAATTTTGAAATATTCATGTGATGGAGTGCTTTATCGAGTAGAAAGGAATTTTTTAAAAGGCAAAGAAGAGGTAAAAATCTTTGATGACGAAACAGGCGAGGACTTGACTTATCTATTTGAGTATGATAATGCAAAAAGGCTCCATATTCCTGCATCATTACATATTGGACTAAACAATGTTGTCTACAACAATACTATAAGTATTAAACAAATGCAGAATAAAACAGACAAGCATTTAGCTAAAGAAATAAAGGATTCTCTTATAAATCTAGGTGGAAGTCTTGATGAAGATATTTCAGTAAAAAAAGTAATTGATAAATTAGATAAAAAAATAAATGATATAGGAACTAAAGCAAGAGTAAAAACATCACCTTATGGTAAGCTTATAGAAGAATTAGATAGATTATATAAAGAAAGAAGAAAAGCAGCAAATGTTTTAGAAGAAATAAGAGAGTATCAAATTCAGTTAAATTCCATTAAAGAAGAGATTGAAAAACTTATATCAAATAAAGAAGAGCTTGAAAATGATATTGAAAAAGTAAAAACATATAAAGCAAGAGAAAGATACAATGATGCAGTTAAGCTAATTGAACAAATAAATAGGTTAAATGAAGAAATAAAAAGATTAAAAGATTACAGTATAATAAATCCTGATGATTTTACGGAAGCAGTTAAGCTAAAAAATAGTATAGAGGAAATAAATATTAGTTTAAATAAATTAGATAATAAAAAGAAAAAGCTAATAGAAGTTATCAATGATATAAGCGATAAAAGTGATAAATTTAGTAATTTTGAATCAGTAAAAGACATAGATGAAATTGATAATATTTTAAGTGATTTTTTCGTTTTACAAGGCAAGCGTGAAAAATTAATAGAGATTAATAATAAAATATTAGATGTCTCAAATATGAAAGAAACAGTAGAAGCTACTAATATCGATGAAATGGAAGAAGATTTGTATAGAGTTGAGGAATTAGAAGATGAAAAAAACAGTATTAAATACAATAGTGAATATAGCAAACTTGGATTTCTTAGATTAAGATTAGAGGAAAAAGAAAAGCAATTAAATAAATTAAAAACTTACAAAGTTTTTTCGATAATAGGTATTTTACTATCTTTACCTTTAGGTTTTTATATAAAACCGATATTTTTTATAGCATTGTTAATACCTTTAATGTTCCTTATATTTACGTTAATTAAACATAAAGAGCTAAACAGTTATTTAAATAGTATTAAAGCTAATATAGTTGATATAGAAAAGAGGGAGCAAGAGAGAGAATACGGCATTAATATAATTGATAAGGAAATAAAAGATATATTAAATAAATATAACTTAAGCAATAAATTTGATTTAAAGAAGTTAATATCAAATAGTACAAAGGGAGCAGTATCAATTAAGGACAAAGAAAATTTACTTAAAGAACTTAAGTCACAAAAGTTAATTTTAGAATCAGAAATTGATAAATTGAGAAGCACTATAGAAAGATACCTTGCTCAAATTGGTTTTGCTTATGAAATAAATCTTGATAATATCAAAAAGTTGAAAAAAGAGTTTCTAGATTATCTTGAATATAAGAAACATTCTCTTTTAGTAAATGAGGATATAAAAATAGTGAATAAGGAGATAAATGAATTAAAAAATAGAATTAAAGAATTTAGCTTACAGTTAAATGAAAAATTTGAAAAAAATAAAGTTAAAGATATAGAAGAATTTAAGGTTGCATTAGAAAAGAAAGCGGAATTTGAAAAAATTACGCAGGAATTAGAAAGTAAAAAGAGTCTATTAAATAGCGTTTTAGGAGATAATAACTTGCAATATTTAAAGAAAAAGGCAGAACTTGATTTAAATTTTGATATTTCAAAAATAGAAAATAAAGATATTAAAAAGTTAGAGGGAGATGTAAAAATAATTACACAACAAATAGCAGCTAAAAAGGAACAAGTTGCTAGATTAGAAGAAAAAATAAAAGGATTAACATTGTCAGTAAGACCAATGGTCGATATAGATGAAGAGATAGATAGAAAAACGAAGCTTAAAAAACATTATGAAGAAAAACTTGAAGCTTTAGAGCTGGCTAGAAATACTATAGAAAGGATATCTAGGGAAATACATAAAGATTTTGCACCTAAATTAAATAAAAAAGTAGGAGAAATAATATCAAATGTAACTCAAGGCAGATATAGAGATGTTAAAGTAACTGAAGAACTTAATATAATAGTAGTTGACCCAATAAGTAAAAGATTAGTCGATATTGAAAACTTAAGTGGGGGAACTATAGATCAGTTATTTTTTGCTACAAGGTTTGGTATAATAGACATTATTAAAGGAGATAAAAGATTACCTTTAATATTAGATGATTGTTTTATACAATATGATAATGACAGGCTTAAAAATATTTTGAAATTTTTAGCTAAAGAGAGTTTAAACAGACAGATTATATTATTTACTTGTCATACAAGAGAAAAAGATATTTTTGATGAATTAAAAGCTAACTATAATTATATTGATATTAATTAA
- a CDS encoding C-GCAxxG-C-C family protein, which yields MNKKDYAISCFNKGFNCSQAVLSMFSKELGLSSEIALKISCGFGGGMKQGETCGAVTGALMVIGLKYGPKDPEDKLAKEKTYTLIEEFLKKFRLRNGSVICKELLECDISTEEGMRIAEEKELFVTQCPKFVVDAIEIIEEICNL from the coding sequence ATGAATAAAAAAGATTATGCAATATCGTGTTTTAATAAAGGTTTTAATTGTTCACAGGCAGTACTTTCAATGTTCAGCAAAGAATTAGGATTAAGTTCTGAAATAGCATTAAAGATTTCATGTGGTTTTGGTGGAGGAATGAAACAGGGGGAAACATGTGGAGCAGTAACTGGAGCCTTGATGGTAATAGGGCTTAAATATGGACCGAAAGATCCAGAAGATAAATTGGCAAAAGAAAAGACATACACACTTATAGAAGAATTCTTAAAAAAATTCAGATTACGTAATGGGAGTGTTATATGTAAAGAATTATTAGAGTGTGATATAAGTACTGAAGAAGGAATGAGAATTGCAGAAGAGAAAGAACTTTTTGTAACGCAGTGTCCAAAGTTTGTTGTTGATGCAATTGAAATTATTGAAGAGATATGTAATTTATGA
- a CDS encoding metallophosphoesterase produces the protein MSIYGISDLHLDFSGEKPMDIFGDNWIDHEVKIFQNWKQIVNEEDLVLVPGDVSWAMKLDDAYTDLLKIDQLPGIKVITKGNHDYWWGTKSKLKALKFNTIHFLQNDYFLYKNIAICGTRGWISKDNDEFGEKDEKIFNRELNRLKLSLESIKEDVKEIIVMLHYPPFNIDGSPNEFVEIMSKYNVSTCVYGHLHGEGHKFSVEGEIDSIKFHCISCDFIDFRPKRLL, from the coding sequence GTGAGTATATATGGAATATCAGATTTGCATTTAGACTTTTCTGGCGAAAAACCAATGGACATTTTTGGAGATAATTGGATAGATCATGAAGTGAAAATATTTCAAAACTGGAAGCAAATTGTTAATGAAGAGGATTTGGTATTAGTACCTGGCGATGTTAGTTGGGCTATGAAGCTTGATGATGCATATACAGATTTATTAAAAATTGATCAATTGCCTGGTATTAAAGTTATAACTAAGGGAAATCATGACTATTGGTGGGGTACAAAATCTAAATTGAAAGCACTAAAGTTTAACACAATTCATTTTTTGCAAAATGATTATTTTTTATATAAAAATATAGCAATCTGTGGGACTAGAGGATGGATTAGTAAAGATAATGATGAGTTTGGAGAAAAAGATGAAAAGATATTTAACAGGGAGTTAAATCGACTTAAGCTTTCATTAGAATCTATTAAAGAAGATGTAAAAGAGATTATTGTAATGCTTCACTATCCACCTTTTAATATTGATGGAAGTCCTAATGAATTTGTTGAAATAATGAGTAAGTATAATGTATCTACTTGTGTGTATGGACATCTACATGGAGAAGGGCATAAGTTTTCCGTTGAGGGTGAGATAGATAGTATAAAATTTCATTGCATCTCCTGTGATTTTATAGATTTTAGGCCAAAGAGATTATTGTAG
- a CDS encoding DNA topology modulation protein, with amino-acid sequence MKRILILGSAGSGKSTLAKRLGEITGIDVLHLDTIHWKPGWIEAPREEFLSKLKAFLEKDSWIIDGNYRNTLDMRLELADTVIFIDMSRLFCIYRAIKRRFMYRRKSRPDITQGCDEKIDWEFLKWIWQYPVKNKPEILAKLENCLTEKEIYILKGKKEIERFIGNVKNIHAIG; translated from the coding sequence ATGAAAAGAATATTAATTCTTGGGTCAGCAGGCTCAGGAAAATCGACTTTAGCCAAAAGATTAGGAGAAATAACAGGTATAGATGTTTTGCATTTAGATACAATCCATTGGAAACCAGGATGGATAGAAGCGCCAAGAGAAGAGTTTTTAAGTAAGTTAAAAGCATTTTTAGAAAAAGATTCATGGATAATAGATGGTAATTATAGAAATACATTAGATATGAGGCTGGAGTTAGCTGATACAGTTATTTTTATTGATATGTCAAGATTATTTTGTATATATAGAGCAATAAAAAGAAGATTCATGTATAGAAGAAAATCAAGACCTGATATAACTCAAGGATGTGATGAAAAAATTGATTGGGAATTTTTAAAGTGGATATGGCAATATCCAGTTAAGAATAAGCCAGAAATATTAGCTAAGCTAGAAAACTGCTTAACAGAAAAAGAAATATATATTTTGAAAGGCAAAAAAGAGATAGAACGCTTTATTGGAAATGTGAAAAATATACATGCTATTGGCTGA
- a CDS encoding erythromycin esterase family protein: MKPYRVSRFILLIVIFSLITSIIVGCTNINNKFNTETVSDDKALSINSFLEKNSSSVDLKDGSLTGLSIFDNDIDKYDVFLAGESHAIAKNYDIQLALLKYFNQKADVRYLLGEMGYSKSAFINEYMETGNEELLELIYRNLKGTASWNKESYEFWKKLRKYNMTLPENKKIKVIGIDIEHQVKTALIYLYSIIPNREIPESIKPTIERFKNSKNNIKNKDELRKLIHLLRDDMKNNEIIYKEYFGDKFFDFSIVVDNIENSINAYEADFDIIREQSIYDNFKRVYNQLPKGKYFGQWGLEHVYQRLCHSYMDEKDRFAMYLNRDDSPVKDKVLSIAYGYINCFRMTWGKKYGVKRNVSAIKDIGILNRFAKTDITIFRLIGTDSPFNKKLYFVKKPIGGVTTDYFQYVILIKDSKGTTPFDE, encoded by the coding sequence ATGAAGCCTTATAGAGTTAGTAGATTTATTTTACTAATTGTAATATTTAGTTTAATTACTAGTATTATAGTAGGCTGTACAAATATAAATAATAAATTTAATACAGAAACAGTATCTGATGATAAAGCACTTTCGATAAACAGTTTTCTAGAGAAAAACAGCTCTAGTGTAGATTTAAAAGATGGTTCTTTGACTGGTTTAAGTATTTTCGATAATGATATTGATAAATATGATGTGTTTTTAGCAGGTGAAAGTCATGCAATAGCTAAAAATTATGATATTCAGTTAGCCTTATTAAAATATTTTAATCAAAAAGCTGATGTAAGATATCTTTTGGGTGAAATGGGATATAGCAAATCTGCTTTTATAAATGAATATATGGAAACAGGGAACGAAGAGTTATTGGAATTAATATACAGGAATTTAAAAGGCACTGCATCATGGAATAAAGAATCTTATGAGTTTTGGAAAAAACTTCGCAAATACAATATGACACTTCCAGAAAATAAAAAGATTAAAGTAATAGGTATAGATATAGAACATCAGGTTAAAACTGCTCTTATTTACCTATATTCAATAATACCTAACAGAGAAATTCCTGAATCGATTAAACCGACAATTGAGAGATTTAAGAACTCAAAAAATAATATTAAAAATAAAGATGAATTAAGAAAATTAATTCATTTATTACGAGACGATATGAAAAACAACGAAATAATTTATAAGGAATATTTTGGAGACAAATTTTTCGATTTTAGCATCGTAGTAGATAATATAGAAAATAGCATTAATGCATATGAAGCAGATTTTGACATAATTAGAGAACAGAGTATATATGATAATTTTAAAAGAGTTTATAACCAACTTCCTAAAGGAAAATATTTTGGGCAATGGGGATTGGAGCATGTATACCAAAGACTTTGCCATTCATATATGGACGAAAAGGACAGATTTGCTATGTATTTAAATAGAGATGATTCACCGGTGAAAGATAAAGTACTGTCGATTGCTTATGGTTATATTAACTGTTTCCGAATGACATGGGGTAAAAAATATGGTGTAAAAAGAAATGTTTCAGCGATAAAGGATATTGGTATTCTTAATAGATTTGCTAAGACTGATATAACTATATTTAGATTAATAGGAACTGATTCACCTTTTAATAAGAAACTATATTTTGTTAAAAAGCCTATTGGAGGAGTCACTACTGATTATTTTCAATATGTTATATTAATAAAGGATTCAAAGGGTACGACTCCATTTGACGAATAG